A single genomic interval of Chloracidobacterium validum harbors:
- the ubiG gene encoding bifunctional 2-polyprenyl-6-hydroxyphenol methylase/3-demethylubiquinol 3-O-methyltransferase UbiG, which produces MTTVNNALYDTLGNRWYTAQDDPVALLRAEGNLRNPWIATAIATRCGTGAAVLDIGCGGGFLSNELARAGFTVTGLDQSVESLAVAQAYDATRSVHYEAGSALELPYPDKSFSAVCAMDFLEHIEDPARVIQEAARVLRTGGLFFASTFNRNWLSWLIVIKGVEWFVRNTPPNMHILRLFITPQEMTQYCHAAGLVNVAFRGMRPRLNAAFWRMLWTREVPPDFEFTFVPSLLTGYLVTAEKA; this is translated from the coding sequence ATGACGACCGTCAACAACGCGCTCTACGACACGCTTGGCAACCGGTGGTACACCGCGCAGGATGACCCGGTGGCACTGCTCCGCGCCGAAGGCAACCTGCGCAATCCGTGGATTGCGACGGCAATTGCCACTCGGTGTGGAACGGGCGCGGCCGTCCTGGATATTGGCTGCGGCGGTGGCTTCTTGTCGAACGAGTTGGCACGCGCTGGTTTCACCGTGACCGGATTGGATCAATCGGTGGAAAGCTTGGCCGTGGCACAGGCATACGATGCCACGCGCAGTGTTCACTACGAGGCCGGGAGCGCCCTGGAACTACCTTACCCAGACAAGTCATTCTCGGCCGTCTGCGCCATGGACTTCCTCGAACACATCGAAGACCCGGCGCGGGTTATCCAGGAAGCGGCCCGTGTGCTGCGGACGGGTGGGTTATTTTTTGCCTCGACTTTCAATCGCAACTGGCTGAGCTGGCTGATTGTCATCAAAGGCGTCGAGTGGTTCGTTCGCAATACGCCACCAAACATGCACATCCTGCGGCTGTTCATCACGCCACAGGAGATGACGCAATACTGCCACGCGGCCGGACTGGTCAACGTGGCGTTTCGCGGGATGCGACCGCGCCTAAACGCAGCCTTCTGGCGCATGCTGTGGACGCGCGAGGTGCCGCCGGATTTCGAGTTTACATTTGTGCCGTCG
- a CDS encoding serine hydrolase domain-containing protein: MSRTRTHVSMDAELQNPPALRELLEAAVDTGEIQSAVWLVSDRGKPIAEGVVGAAQPDTIYDLASLTKPLVTALLCARLIECGDCAAQDTLGKWLPALRDSPYARASIEQALTHTAGFPAWLPLYVLCGNPGEALAVIAQTPPVAAPGTEVVYSDLGYIVLGQLLERLTGQPLDASFDELVAHPLGLTSTRFCPPPDWRYRVAPTEDGNAHERRMTEQLVTDGRLANPDAQARLRRYAGWRTSRIHGEVHDGNAYFLGGVSGHAGLFSTATEVWKLVQVFLPDSPLLRPTTCRWFTTNFTPGKAEDRSFGWMLASSPNATGVGLSPTAFGHLGFTGTSAWCDPQTTRVYVLLANRTFPFRASLQDVRRSFHALASSVGNHG, from the coding sequence GTGAGCCGGACAAGAACCCACGTCTCGATGGACGCCGAGTTGCAGAATCCGCCCGCGTTGCGAGAACTGCTTGAAGCCGCGGTTGACACTGGTGAAATACAAAGCGCTGTCTGGCTGGTGTCCGACCGGGGAAAGCCGATTGCGGAAGGCGTGGTTGGGGCAGCGCAACCGGACACGATCTATGATTTGGCATCACTGACAAAGCCGCTGGTGACGGCGCTCCTATGTGCCCGGCTGATCGAATGTGGTGACTGCGCGGCGCAGGACACGTTGGGCAAGTGGTTGCCGGCGCTGCGTGATAGTCCCTATGCGCGCGCCTCGATAGAGCAAGCCCTGACCCACACGGCCGGTTTTCCGGCCTGGCTTCCGCTCTATGTCCTGTGCGGCAATCCAGGCGAGGCCCTGGCCGTCATCGCGCAAACTCCACCGGTTGCCGCGCCTGGAACCGAAGTCGTGTACAGCGACCTGGGCTACATCGTGCTGGGACAACTGCTCGAACGGTTGACCGGGCAGCCGCTGGACGCCTCATTCGATGAACTCGTGGCGCACCCGCTGGGGCTAACGTCCACCCGTTTCTGTCCACCGCCGGATTGGCGCTACCGGGTTGCCCCAACGGAAGACGGCAACGCCCATGAGCGCCGGATGACCGAGCAGCTCGTGACCGATGGGCGACTGGCGAACCCTGATGCCCAGGCACGCCTGCGCCGCTATGCGGGATGGCGCACGTCCCGCATCCACGGCGAAGTTCACGATGGCAACGCTTATTTTCTCGGCGGTGTGTCCGGTCACGCCGGACTGTTTTCAACCGCCACGGAAGTCTGGAAACTGGTGCAAGTGTTTTTGCCGGACAGCCCGTTGTTGCGCCCCACGACCTGCCGGTGGTTTACCACCAACTTCACACCGGGCAAGGCGGAAGACCGCTCCTTCGGTTGGATGCTCGCATCTTCACCAAACGCAACCGGTGTCGGACTGTCGCCCACTGCCTTCGGTCACTTGGGTTTCACCGGAACAAGCGCCTGGTGTGATCCCCAGACCACGCGCGTCTATGTGCTGCTTGCCAACCGAACCTTTCCCTTTCGGGCCAGTTTGCAGGATGTCCGCCGGTCCTTCCACGCCCTGGCGTCGTCAGTGGGCAACCACGGCTGA
- a CDS encoding 3-oxoacyl-[acyl-carrier-protein] synthase III C-terminal domain-containing protein produces the protein MPIFLYDFRRWLPAHVTPQAVIHEWLAQAHAKAGAGDEPTLAAARMRRAFERFGCAPDRVAQRFHALEDFTHQDWGRMRIFDLTMASEGHSLSARTAYFAEVSSQVLAQLYADEAAAPSHLIHVTCTGYASPSAAQRLAAAKGWFTTVVTHAYHMGCYAAFPAVRQAAGFLLLDGASGRADVVHTELCTLHLNPALHDPEQLVIQSLFADGFIRYTVEATPPAATCFELLAAVEEIVPDSSDAMTWQCAEWGFHMTLARDVPARLAQALPGFVARLARKGGQTEAAVRNAVYAVHPGGPKIIEQVQAVLELDASQVAASQQVLRQHGNMSSATLPHVWATLLGDAAIPDGALIVSLAFGPGLTLCGNLLVKRWS, from the coding sequence ATGCCAATCTTTCTCTATGACTTTCGGCGCTGGCTGCCGGCTCATGTGACGCCGCAGGCGGTCATTCATGAGTGGCTAGCGCAAGCGCATGCCAAGGCGGGGGCAGGCGATGAACCCACCTTGGCTGCGGCTCGCATGCGTCGCGCTTTTGAGCGGTTTGGTTGCGCCCCAGACCGCGTTGCCCAGCGCTTCCACGCGCTCGAAGACTTTACCCACCAGGACTGGGGGCGGATGCGAATTTTCGACCTCACGATGGCTTCCGAAGGTCACTCGCTGTCAGCTCGGACGGCCTATTTCGCGGAAGTTTCTTCCCAAGTGCTGGCGCAGTTGTATGCCGATGAAGCGGCTGCGCCGTCCCATCTCATTCATGTGACCTGCACGGGATATGCGTCGCCCAGCGCCGCCCAACGACTCGCGGCGGCCAAGGGGTGGTTCACGACCGTGGTGACGCATGCCTACCATATGGGCTGCTACGCCGCGTTTCCGGCTGTTCGGCAAGCCGCCGGTTTTTTGCTGTTGGATGGCGCTTCCGGTCGGGCCGATGTCGTACACACCGAACTGTGCACGCTGCACCTCAACCCGGCGCTGCACGACCCGGAGCAGCTCGTCATTCAGAGCCTTTTCGCGGATGGTTTCATTCGCTACACCGTCGAAGCCACGCCTCCAGCCGCCACATGTTTCGAGCTGTTGGCTGCCGTCGAAGAAATCGTGCCGGATTCATCAGACGCCATGACTTGGCAGTGTGCTGAGTGGGGATTTCACATGACGCTGGCGCGCGACGTGCCGGCCCGGTTGGCGCAGGCGCTCCCTGGCTTTGTGGCGCGGCTGGCAAGAAAAGGCGGACAAACCGAAGCCGCCGTCCGCAACGCGGTGTATGCCGTACACCCCGGCGGGCCGAAGATCATCGAGCAGGTTCAGGCGGTACTCGAACTCGACGCATCACAGGTGGCGGCTAGCCAGCAGGTGCTTCGCCAGCATGGCAATATGTCGTCCGCCACGCTGCCTCATGTTTGGGCGACGCTCCTTGGCGATGCTGCCATCCCAGATGGCGCGTTGATTGTCAGCCTGGCGTTTGGTCCGGGCTTGACCCTGTGCGGAAATCTGTTGGTGAAGCGATGGTCATGA